A section of the Malania oleifera isolate guangnan ecotype guangnan chromosome 2, ASM2987363v1, whole genome shotgun sequence genome encodes:
- the LOC131149271 gene encoding uncharacterized oxidoreductase At1g06690, chloroplastic isoform X2, whose amino-acid sequence MGRKMKAARAAFNASIDCGINLFDTAEVYGSRLSLGAISSETLLGRFIKERKGQNPELDVAVATKFAALPWRLGRQSVLSALKDSLCRLGLSSVDLYQLHWPGVWGNEGYIDGLGDAVEKGLVKAIGVSNYNEKRLRDAYEQLKKRGIPLASNQVNYSLIYRLPEENGVKATCEELGISLIAYSPIAQGALTGKYTPENPPAGPRGRIYTPEFLTRLQPLLNRIMEIGDSCKRTPTQVVLNWLLAQENVVPIPGAKTAEQAEEFAGALGWGLTKDEIEELRSLASETRPVIGFPVENL is encoded by the exons AAAGATGAAGGCTGCAAGGGCTGCTTTTAATGCCAGCATTGACTGCGGTATAAACCTCTTTGACACTGCAGAAGTGTATGGTTCAAGG CTCTCACTAGGAGCTATTAGTTCTGAAACTCTACTGGGAAG attcattAAGGAACGGAAAGGACAGAATCCAGAACTAGATGTAGCTGTTGCAACTAAGTTTGCAGCTTTGCCATGGAGGCTGGGCCGTCAGAGTGTCCTCAGTGCCCTTAAGGATTCATTATGCCGTCTTGGACTTTCTTCAGTGGACCTCTATCAACTCCACTG GCCAGGAGTATGGGGAAATGAAG GGTATATTGATGGTCTTGGAGATGCTGTGGAGAAGGGTCTTGTGAAGGCTATTGGAGTTTCAAACTATAACG AAAAGCGTCTTCGTGACGCTTATGAACAGCTTAAGAAAAGGGGTATCCCATTGGCTTCAAACCAAGTCAATTACAGCCTTATTTACAGGCTTCCAGAGGAGAATGGTGTGAAGGCTACCTGTGAGGAACTTGGGATCTCATTGATAGCGTACTCGCCCATTGCTCAAG GTGCTCTTACGGGGAAGTATACACCAGAAAATCCTCCTGCTGGTCCTAGAGGACGGATTTATACACCTGAGTTCCTAACAAGG CTCCAACCTCTGCTCAACAGAATCATGGAGATCGGTGATAGCTGCAAGAGAACTCCTACACAG GTGGTCCTGAATTGGTTACTAGCCCAAGAGAATGTTGTGCCTATCCCGGGAGCCAAAACTGCGGAACAAGCTGAAGAGTTTGCAGGGGCACTTGGGTGGGGACTGACGAAGGATGAGATAGAAGAACTGCGTTCATTGGCTTCAGAAACTAGGCCTGTTATTGGTTTCCCAGTGGAGAACTTGTAA